The Paenibacillus sophorae genome has a segment encoding these proteins:
- a CDS encoding IS1182 family transposase (programmed frameshift), whose protein sequence is MLRSNREKQQSYEFVSIEDLVPQDHLLRKVDQHIDFSFIDEKVRPLYCADNGRPAIDPVVLFKMIFLGYFYGIRSERQLEREIQTNLAYRWFLGLGLTDKVPDHTTISWNRRTRFKDTSIFQDIFDEIVLQAISHRMVGGRVLITDSTHIKANANKHQYTKQQVLQNTKDYIGELNAAVAEDRKENGKKPLKPREEVTEEKEIKVSKTDPDSGYMIRDGKPEGFFYLDHRTVDMKFNMITDVHVTPGNVHDSVPYLSRLDRQRERFGFKVEAVALDSGYLTTPICRGLKSRKIFAVIAHRRFHPKQGLFPKWKFTFNAERNLYVCPASHELVYRTTDRKGYRQYASDPEHCKACPLLEKCTHSRNHRKVVTRHVWEDSKEWVRNNRLSRDGKQLYRKRKETIERSFADAKELHGFRYCRLRGLANVKEQALMTAAVQNMKKMAIHLDRLEKRG, encoded by the exons ATGCTGCGATCTAACCGGGAAAAACAACAATCTTACGAATTCGTTTCTATCGAAGATTTGGTGCCTCAGGATCATCTGCTCCGCAAAGTGGATCAACATATCGATTTCTCTTTTATTGATGAAAAGGTCCGTCCTCTGTACTGCGCGGATAACGGGCGGCCGGCGATTGATCCGGTAGTACTGTTCAAGATGATTTTTCTCGGTTATTTCTACGGCATTCGTTCCGAACGTCAATTGGAACGGGAGATTCAGACTAATCTGGCGTACCGTTGGTTTTTGGGACTCGGACTGACCGACAAAGTGCCGGACCACACGACCATTAGTTGGAACCGGCGAACCCGGTTTAAGGATACGAGCATTTTTCAGGATATTTTTGATGAGATTGTTTTGCAGGCCATCTCGCACCGGATGGTGGGCGGCCGCGTCCTAATTACCGACTCGACTCACATCAAGGCGAACGCGAATAAACACCAGTACACTAAGCAGCAAGTACTGCAAAACACGAAAGATTATATCGGTGAACTCAATGCCGCCGTGGCGGAAGACCGGAAGGAAAACGGAAAAAAGC CGCTAAAACCGAGAGAGGAAGTGACCGAGGAAAAGGAAATTAAAGTGAGCAAGACTGACCCAGACAGCGGGTATATGATTCGGGACGGCAAACCGGAAGGCTTCTTTTACTTGGACCACCGCACGGTGGATATGAAATTCAATATGATTACGGATGTGCATGTCACGCCGGGAAATGTCCATGATTCGGTTCCTTATTTGTCGCGTTTGGACCGGCAAAGAGAACGGTTTGGTTTTAAAGTCGAGGCTGTAGCGCTGGATTCGGGTTATTTGACGACACCGATTTGTAGAGGTCTGAAAAGTCGAAAAATTTTTGCGGTGATTGCTCACCGGAGATTTCATCCCAAGCAAGGACTGTTTCCGAAATGGAAGTTTACGTTTAACGCAGAGCGCAATCTGTACGTCTGCCCGGCGAGTCACGAACTGGTCTACCGTACAACGGACCGGAAAGGATACCGGCAGTATGCTTCTGATCCGGAGCACTGCAAGGCCTGTCCGCTGCTCGAAAAGTGTACGCATTCCCGAAACCACCGCAAGGTGGTGACCCGACATGTTTGGGAGGACAGCAAGGAGTGGGTACGGAACAACCGGCTGAGCCGGGACGGCAAACAGCTGTACCGCAAACGAAAAGAAACGATTGAGCGAAGCTTCGCGGACGCCAAAGAGCTCCATGGGTTTCGCTATTGCCGTTTGCGCGGGCTGGCCAACGTCAAGGAACAGGCCTTGATGACAGCAGCCGTACAGAACATGAAGAAGATGGCGATCCACCTGGATCGCCTGGAAAAGCGGGGGTAA
- a CDS encoding Mu transposase C-terminal domain-containing protein, producing MNVFINNVFKREKEGKPLECERVLWIHTEKDTVITISIINDKALPQYKTLSSLKNELESGQLIKLQYDPYAKFMVPEDKLRKNEIKIRDQAWVCIKDIVELEPNIYDSKERYQIIKEVCKRTGKGKKFIYKYLRYYWMGGKKENALLPRFRKCGGPGKSKNPKGKMGRPRITATVDPELSGVLVNSEIRHIFDEYIRDVYLKVDRRDSVRFTYVEMLKGRFGVETKIVRGAEVPVILPDHKIPSIAQLRYHIRTRYTRQKRLMSREGKVAFDRDFRPLLGSETRRATGPGQIFEIDATIADVYLVSSDDVNQIIGRPVVYIVVDVFTHIVTGLYVGLEGPSWLGAMMAIENTVVNKVEFCAEYGIEITEDEWPCHHMPQHFYADRGEMESKNADSLGRALGIKLKNAPPYRADLKGIVEQQFRTLNLTLQPWMPGAVKKEYQKRGGPDYVLDAKLTLKDFTKMVIELILHRNNYHYMEHYPLDKAMSKDHVKPIARDLWNWGIQRDHFLHEVHPDIVRLNVLPEDEVTVSSEGIKFEGMYYWCNELVDQGWFVQGKSTKTVIAYDRRNMNHVYIKLHDGKGFIKCYLLEKSSRFQNLSLEEVKMKRFEEKLQKSLYQTTRNQQDVELSTRLELIKKQAEERVNDERDHALTKTERKAEIRANRIEERNKLRKIQSFELNKSENKNNNDVITIEDTDDSEGSFSPRSKLEFLSKIRKEG from the coding sequence ATGAACGTATTTATCAACAATGTCTTTAAGCGTGAGAAGGAAGGAAAGCCCCTTGAGTGTGAGCGGGTGCTTTGGATTCACACAGAAAAAGATACGGTTATTACTATCTCCATTATCAACGATAAAGCTCTCCCTCAATACAAAACCCTCTCAAGTTTAAAAAATGAGTTGGAATCCGGGCAGTTGATTAAATTGCAGTACGATCCTTATGCCAAGTTCATGGTGCCTGAGGACAAACTTAGGAAAAATGAAATTAAGATTAGAGACCAAGCATGGGTATGCATTAAAGATATCGTAGAATTAGAGCCAAACATATACGATTCAAAAGAACGGTACCAGATCATTAAGGAAGTTTGTAAGCGAACGGGAAAAGGCAAGAAGTTCATTTATAAATACCTTCGATATTATTGGATGGGGGGAAAAAAAGAAAATGCCTTGCTCCCTCGATTCCGGAAGTGTGGAGGCCCTGGAAAGAGTAAGAATCCTAAGGGGAAAATGGGTCGGCCACGAATAACAGCAACAGTAGATCCTGAGCTATCAGGAGTTCTGGTTAATAGCGAAATCCGACATATTTTTGATGAGTATATTCGAGATGTATACTTAAAGGTCGACCGGCGTGATTCGGTCAGATTTACCTATGTTGAGATGCTCAAGGGACGCTTTGGAGTCGAAACTAAAATTGTTCGAGGAGCAGAAGTACCTGTTATCCTTCCCGATCATAAAATCCCTAGTATCGCTCAGCTCAGGTATCATATTAGAACCCGATATACAAGACAAAAAAGATTGATGAGCCGAGAGGGGAAAGTTGCTTTCGATCGGGATTTTAGACCATTGCTAGGTTCAGAAACAAGGCGTGCAACAGGACCAGGTCAAATTTTTGAAATAGATGCTACGATTGCTGATGTTTACCTTGTGAGTTCTGATGATGTTAATCAAATTATCGGAAGACCTGTAGTCTATATCGTGGTGGATGTATTTACCCACATAGTAACTGGACTATATGTTGGTTTGGAGGGACCGTCTTGGTTAGGTGCTATGATGGCCATTGAGAATACCGTAGTGAATAAGGTAGAGTTTTGTGCGGAATATGGAATTGAAATCACGGAAGACGAGTGGCCGTGTCATCATATGCCTCAACATTTTTATGCTGATCGTGGAGAAATGGAAAGTAAAAATGCCGACTCTCTGGGAAGAGCCTTGGGAATCAAATTAAAAAATGCTCCTCCATACCGTGCTGATTTGAAAGGGATTGTTGAACAGCAGTTTCGAACATTAAACCTAACACTTCAACCTTGGATGCCAGGCGCAGTTAAGAAAGAATACCAAAAAAGGGGAGGCCCCGACTATGTACTCGATGCAAAACTGACGTTAAAGGACTTCACCAAGATGGTCATTGAATTGATTTTGCATCGAAATAACTACCACTACATGGAACACTATCCGTTGGACAAAGCGATGTCAAAAGACCATGTAAAACCTATCGCGAGAGATTTATGGAATTGGGGAATTCAACGGGATCATTTTTTACATGAAGTGCACCCTGATATTGTTCGTCTAAATGTACTTCCCGAGGATGAGGTAACGGTAAGCAGTGAAGGGATCAAATTCGAAGGCATGTACTATTGGTGCAATGAATTGGTGGATCAAGGGTGGTTTGTTCAAGGAAAGTCCACTAAAACGGTCATCGCTTACGACAGGCGAAATATGAACCATGTGTACATTAAATTGCACGACGGGAAAGGATTTATTAAGTGTTATCTCTTAGAGAAGTCTTCGCGATTTCAGAACCTGAGCTTGGAAGAAGTGAAGATGAAGAGATTCGAGGAGAAACTTCAAAAGAGCCTATATCAAACTACGAGGAACCAACAGGATGTAGAACTGAGTACCCGACTAGAGTTGATCAAAAAGCAGGCAGAAGAAAGAGTTAATGACGAGAGAGATCATGCACTTACAAAAACTGAACGTAAGGCGGAAATTCGAGCCAATCGGATAGAAGAACGTAATAAGCTCCGCAAGATACAGAGCTTTGAGCTAAATAAATCTGAAAACAAAAATAATAATGATGTTATCACAATTGAAGACACAGATGACAGTGAGGGCTCTTTTTCGCCAAGATCTAAGCTCGAATTCTTATCAAAAATCAGAAAGGAAGGCTAA
- a CDS encoding heteromeric transposase endonuclease subunit TnsA has translation MGKRRTVTTALSIARRIREGRGEGHFAAYKPWLTIHDVPSTGVVTRILGWKSGRLHHYLSEHLELAHHYQLEWAENVLDIREQFPLLPLERTLFIAQKLGIKHPVDPKTKYPIVMTTDMLLTIKKGDDIRFVAHSIKPLNKLKKRVVEKLQIEKQFFKEQRTDWSLITEKQINYDLVRNVEWLHSARSFAGHMHITSDLVKHLEPPLLKAISQSDLPLTDVTMEQDLKHGLPKGTCIQIVRHLIANRYWIVDMTERILPTMEPLKIIGLLYHKGGMK, from the coding sequence TTGGGGAAAAGACGAACAGTTACTACTGCGTTATCAATTGCAAGAAGAATTCGTGAGGGGAGAGGTGAAGGTCATTTCGCTGCCTATAAACCTTGGCTAACTATTCATGATGTCCCTTCAACCGGGGTTGTAACACGGATTCTCGGTTGGAAGAGTGGACGTCTTCATCATTATCTGTCAGAGCACCTAGAGCTAGCACATCACTATCAATTGGAGTGGGCAGAGAATGTTCTTGATATCCGAGAACAGTTTCCATTACTGCCATTAGAGAGGACACTATTCATTGCACAGAAGCTAGGTATAAAACATCCTGTGGATCCAAAAACGAAATACCCAATTGTAATGACTACCGATATGTTACTAACGATTAAAAAGGGGGATGATATCAGATTTGTTGCACATTCCATTAAACCGTTAAACAAGTTAAAAAAACGCGTCGTTGAAAAACTACAAATTGAAAAGCAATTTTTCAAAGAACAAAGAACCGACTGGTCGCTGATCACTGAAAAACAAATTAATTATGACCTTGTACGAAATGTGGAATGGCTTCATTCGGCACGATCATTTGCTGGACATATGCACATTACATCCGATCTCGTAAAGCATCTTGAACCGCCACTCTTAAAAGCGATTTCTCAAAGTGATTTACCTCTAACCGATGTCACGATGGAACAAGATTTGAAGCATGGACTACCCAAGGGCACTTGCATTCAGATTGTAAGGCACTTGATCGCTAATCGTTATTGGATTGTAGATATGACAGAGCGAATTCTACCAACAATGGAGCCGCTTAAAATTATCGGTTTACTATATCACAAAGGAGGTATGAAATGA
- a CDS encoding IS1182 family transposase encodes MPYIEGEDRHQIHLLPNTLDDFVEEENPVRVIDAYVDSLTLEELGFQVYSGTKSGQKPYRREDLLKLYLYCYMNGIRSSRKMETETKRNIELMWLIGKLHPDHGTLSAFMKNNQTAIKKLFKEFTLLLKGFGLIDGQLVAIDGTKLKANCSKKQHFNANIVSKKLEYIDEKIDAYLHDFLTEDNRQKKQEITEKLEVYQERMHELQVIKQKLKETGEKQFCVTDPDAKSMKNNGKHEVCFNVQTAVDSKYKLIVDCDTVNDVNDQGQLSNMAEKTKQVFHDQKTTILADTGYYNYLEIIDVVDESTELLIKPQKGKQNKVASGFDKENFEYDAINDRYICPLGYELPFKWNGKQNGKEYRRYTCEAFDICGQKESCTSAKGGRAVTRLKDEEVIEQITENTRSQSNIYKQRAAIVEHPFGTMKRHLGYTYFLTRGLASVGTETNLICLAYNFKRLIKIKGVKDLIRLFSDQARSKSNMHDVYLSKIA; translated from the coding sequence ATGCCTTATATCGAAGGTGAAGATAGACATCAAATTCATTTACTGCCAAATACGTTGGACGACTTTGTAGAAGAAGAAAATCCTGTCCGAGTCATCGATGCTTACGTCGATAGTTTGACCCTGGAAGAATTGGGGTTTCAGGTGTATTCGGGCACCAAATCGGGGCAAAAACCTTATCGCAGGGAAGATCTTCTCAAGCTCTATCTTTACTGTTATATGAACGGCATCCGTTCCTCTCGCAAGATGGAAACCGAAACGAAAAGAAACATTGAACTGATGTGGCTAATTGGCAAGCTCCATCCGGACCACGGTACTTTATCTGCTTTCATGAAGAATAACCAAACGGCTATAAAAAAGCTGTTTAAAGAGTTCACCTTACTGTTAAAAGGTTTCGGGTTGATCGATGGTCAACTTGTCGCGATTGACGGCACAAAATTAAAGGCGAACTGCTCTAAAAAGCAACACTTTAATGCTAATATTGTCAGTAAGAAGCTAGAGTATATCGATGAAAAAATCGATGCCTATTTGCATGACTTTTTAACGGAGGACAATCGCCAAAAAAAGCAGGAAATCACGGAAAAGTTAGAGGTCTATCAAGAGAGAATGCACGAGTTGCAGGTAATTAAACAAAAACTCAAGGAAACAGGTGAAAAACAGTTTTGTGTTACCGATCCGGATGCCAAATCAATGAAAAACAACGGGAAGCATGAAGTTTGTTTCAATGTTCAAACTGCGGTGGACAGCAAGTATAAACTGATCGTGGACTGCGATACGGTCAATGATGTCAACGATCAAGGACAGCTGTCCAATATGGCGGAGAAAACAAAGCAAGTTTTCCATGATCAAAAAACTACAATTCTGGCCGATACAGGCTATTATAATTATCTTGAAATCATCGACGTTGTCGACGAAAGCACCGAACTCTTAATTAAGCCGCAAAAGGGAAAGCAAAACAAAGTGGCAAGCGGATTTGATAAAGAGAACTTTGAATATGACGCCATCAACGATAGATATATTTGCCCGTTGGGTTATGAATTACCCTTCAAATGGAATGGAAAACAAAATGGAAAAGAGTATAGACGTTACACTTGCGAAGCCTTCGATATTTGCGGACAAAAAGAGTCCTGCACGTCTGCCAAAGGCGGAAGGGCGGTAACCAGACTTAAAGACGAAGAAGTGATCGAGCAGATTACCGAAAATACACGTAGTCAAAGTAATATTTATAAGCAAAGAGCGGCAATCGTTGAGCACCCTTTCGGGACGATGAAACGTCACTTGGGCTATACATACTTTTTAACACGAGGGTTGGCATCAGTAGGCACTGAGACCAATTTGATTTGTCTTGCCTATAATTTCAAGAGACTGATCAAAATAAAGGGCGTGAAGGACCTCATACGTCTCTTCAGTGACCAAGCTCGTTCAAAATCTAATATGCACGACGTTTATTTGAGCAAAATCGCATAA
- a CDS encoding ATP-binding protein: MDQITNLEAMYHYTPSLIGRQVEAEYLPQVITGYKDNPFIEALPPIFEEEYVASKIARFPDHKEEQRKLGKQTRLHLIQQISDYVEPLPSHLLVEQRLSRLMRHGYKARNPLTRESVKQFHIGFQNILQSGINQEGVNLAGIRSTASGFAILGVSGQGKTTAIESSLLLYPQVIHHSTYKGQPFIRKQLVWLKLNCPHDGSLKGLCFNFLQAVDSVLETNYFRKFVSKGSSVDMLLPVMAHIATLHGLGALVIDEIQNLSFMKSGGAERMLNYFTQLINTIGVPVILIGTFKAMKLLSGSFSQARRSTGQGDMIMDRLIEGEEWDYFIQRLWKYQWTSSNVKLSDALKCEVYELSQGIVDIAVKLYMLAQWEVIMYGEDKERITIGVLRDVANRHMQLVQPLLKILKRNDPSAKLLVDDLYPQWDVLDQFLRNAEEKVNVQGEMRSKLMRDGNIELDQGRYLELVKTAIDFGVSAKKAEELAKRVLLKNETESDLIQLRKEVIHEIELSTAVANIQNITPESKTGNTEKKQRSKKMTRKKATGIQDVDDLRNAVTSSVAKSDEIYENLVELGMIPSEKDLSNLII, from the coding sequence ATGGATCAAATAACAAATCTGGAGGCAATGTATCACTATACCCCAAGTCTTATTGGTCGTCAGGTTGAGGCTGAATATTTACCACAAGTAATTACTGGATACAAAGATAATCCCTTTATCGAAGCCCTGCCACCAATTTTCGAAGAAGAGTACGTGGCCTCTAAAATAGCAAGGTTCCCAGATCATAAAGAGGAGCAGCGTAAGCTCGGCAAACAAACAAGGCTCCATCTAATCCAACAAATTTCTGATTATGTTGAACCTTTACCTTCACACCTACTAGTAGAACAGCGGCTATCAAGATTGATGCGGCATGGGTACAAAGCGAGAAATCCTTTAACACGGGAATCAGTAAAACAGTTCCATATTGGCTTTCAGAACATTCTCCAGTCCGGAATTAATCAAGAAGGAGTCAACCTGGCTGGCATTCGCTCGACGGCATCGGGATTTGCTATTCTCGGCGTTAGCGGCCAAGGAAAAACGACCGCTATTGAGAGCTCATTGCTTCTTTACCCACAGGTTATCCACCATTCGACATACAAAGGGCAACCATTTATAAGGAAACAGCTAGTTTGGCTTAAACTCAACTGTCCCCACGACGGTTCTCTTAAGGGTTTATGCTTCAACTTTCTGCAAGCTGTTGATTCCGTGTTAGAGACAAACTATTTTCGGAAGTTCGTCTCAAAAGGCTCTTCTGTTGACATGCTCCTACCTGTAATGGCCCATATTGCAACTCTTCATGGACTAGGCGCACTCGTTATTGATGAGATCCAGAACCTCAGTTTTATGAAAAGCGGCGGTGCTGAAAGAATGCTTAATTACTTCACTCAGCTGATTAATACAATCGGTGTGCCCGTTATTCTGATTGGAACCTTTAAAGCAATGAAGCTGTTATCCGGGTCATTTAGTCAGGCAAGAAGGAGTACCGGTCAAGGTGATATGATAATGGATCGATTAATCGAGGGTGAAGAATGGGATTACTTCATTCAGCGATTGTGGAAATATCAGTGGACAAGTTCGAATGTAAAGCTCTCTGACGCATTGAAATGTGAAGTGTATGAGTTATCCCAGGGGATTGTCGATATCGCGGTTAAACTTTATATGCTTGCCCAGTGGGAAGTTATCATGTATGGAGAGGATAAAGAACGAATTACGATAGGTGTACTTCGAGATGTTGCGAACCGGCATATGCAGCTAGTACAGCCTTTGCTCAAAATATTAAAGCGAAATGATCCCTCCGCAAAATTACTGGTTGATGACTTATACCCTCAGTGGGATGTATTAGACCAGTTCCTGAGAAATGCAGAAGAGAAAGTGAATGTTCAAGGAGAGATGCGTTCAAAACTTATGAGGGACGGAAATATCGAACTTGATCAGGGGAGATACCTGGAATTGGTAAAAACGGCTATCGATTTTGGAGTTTCCGCTAAAAAAGCTGAGGAGTTGGCGAAACGTGTTTTACTGAAGAATGAAACGGAGAGTGACTTGATTCAATTGAGAAAAGAAGTTATCCATGAAATTGAGTTAAGCACCGCTGTGGCGAATATTCAAAATATAACTCCGGAAAGTAAAACAGGGAATACAGAGAAGAAACAACGGAGCAAAAAAATGACCAGAAAGAAGGCAACTGGCATTCAAGACGTGGATGATCTGAGAAATGCGGTTACAAGTAGCGTCGCAAAAAGCGATGAAATTTATGAAAATCTTGTTGAGCTTGGTATGATTCCGTCTGAAAAAGATTTGTCAAATCTAATTATCTAA
- a CDS encoding TnsD family Tn7-like transposition protein → MILLVAHFPSLYPDELLYSGIARYHQMSGNTSQKQTVKELFGDRLVCATVDLPSHLRYLSERLGSVFKVNDLIMKHTLYPYYRAFIPQVKARKIYELMSEGASQGEVHALLGIPASLIKLPSYLKYCRVCYEEDFSTYYEPYWHRSHQVPGVCICPIHKEALIESTVSYTTREKKFEFTSLVSLEKDTAINLCVQPDFLNQYAMVAERSYELLQSVNLDTIYSSISKTDLHEKEYLTGLGRIRFLKLIQDFNAYYSQEFLKHLQCAVDDQCETWLHKMIRGNDLIFHPLRHILLADFMGKNLILGSTTGIEEMEMNQGKWQENNRHERTSARRSRTPFHDWKKRDMVTLTEVREVTKRIKSQKLKPQRISLATVSKNLNKTKVPFVLEKCLHKLPKTKRFLEKEIETTEQFQIRRLELAAARIAKEETKIEGWRLLKAAGLNSPLRESVVEKFKNLILY, encoded by the coding sequence ATGATTCTATTGGTAGCACATTTCCCTTCTTTATACCCTGATGAACTGCTTTACAGCGGGATTGCGCGATATCATCAAATGTCCGGGAATACTTCGCAAAAACAGACCGTCAAAGAACTGTTTGGAGATCGTCTTGTTTGCGCTACGGTTGATTTACCCAGCCATCTCAGGTATTTGTCGGAGCGATTAGGGTCAGTGTTTAAAGTTAATGATCTCATCATGAAACACACTTTATATCCATACTACAGAGCGTTTATTCCACAAGTTAAAGCAAGAAAAATATACGAATTAATGAGTGAGGGGGCCTCACAAGGAGAAGTTCATGCTTTATTAGGAATACCGGCTAGCCTGATAAAATTGCCAAGTTACTTAAAATACTGCAGAGTTTGCTATGAAGAGGATTTTTCAACATACTATGAACCTTATTGGCATCGTTCTCACCAGGTCCCCGGAGTTTGTATATGTCCAATTCATAAAGAAGCTTTAATAGAATCAACTGTATCATATACGACTCGAGAGAAGAAATTTGAGTTCACTTCATTAGTTAGTTTGGAAAAAGATACTGCGATCAACTTATGCGTTCAACCAGACTTTCTGAATCAATATGCAATGGTCGCCGAGAGGTCATATGAATTGTTGCAGTCTGTAAACCTGGATACGATTTATTCTTCGATCAGTAAAACGGACCTTCATGAAAAGGAGTATTTAACAGGGCTGGGGCGGATTCGTTTTCTGAAGTTGATTCAAGACTTCAATGCTTATTATTCTCAAGAATTTCTAAAACATTTGCAATGCGCAGTAGATGATCAATGTGAAACATGGCTACACAAAATGATTCGAGGTAATGACTTAATATTTCACCCCCTTCGCCACATATTGCTGGCTGATTTCATGGGTAAGAACCTAATTTTAGGGTCGACGACTGGTATTGAAGAAATGGAGATGAATCAAGGAAAGTGGCAAGAAAATAATCGTCATGAGAGAACAAGTGCTAGGCGATCCAGAACACCATTTCATGATTGGAAAAAGCGAGATATGGTTACTTTGACTGAGGTAAGGGAAGTTACTAAGAGGATAAAATCACAAAAACTGAAACCGCAGCGAATTTCTCTCGCAACGGTTTCAAAAAACCTTAATAAAACAAAAGTACCGTTCGTTCTGGAAAAGTGTTTACATAAACTCCCTAAAACGAAAAGATTCTTGGAAAAAGAGATTGAAACCACGGAGCAATTCCAGATTCGGCGCCTAGAACTTGCTGCTGCTCGAATCGCTAAAGAGGAGACAAAAATTGAAGGATGGCGCCTTCTTAAAGCAGCGGGGTTAAATTCACCACTACGTGAATCTGTTGTTGAAAAGTTTAAAAACCTAATCTTATATTAG
- a CDS encoding TnsD family Tn7-like transposition protein yields MNTGKLSFFPTPYPDEDFRSIIHRYHLRSINMELHESKLELLGLWSSRNTDFPHNLAHLLKQLPQNSRANAETFINNHTLFPLFRPFLSKARLHNVREDMLYGATTTGANFAGRLARNNISHLIRYCPRCLIQDYEKYGEVYVHRIHQLKFFNVCPSHGTYLITHCPECSGCLSENKAMSLLSAPICPRGHKIKIQSTEIKNVDNITEIYSDIQYLLNNPIKIERENVTGKLREACWEHGYYTYSGRLTTKLGTDFLLKYSEEVLTKLGLSKSKILSTKIWREMIGENDRLTSIVLYILMMRIFSPSIEDFFERKNVCISNPIPFGNGPWRCMNKLCDNYQNDSFLKINRSDIISSIHYIHFFCSKCQMEFTARWDWKNRRIKDVSIRHMGKEWENKVLELYIEGLSNTKIAAKVYSSTNLVRICLIKQLGQYYNNEKNTEEHKEVLKQVIEARNRVATASEEEGLIIKYREMVLNTLKEAPFLPRSQISKKLGRYYTILMRYDRNWLNEILPSKKKPPNKLNYELVDQDLSIKVRAVAERLRISNPPTQIKKYSILNVLESYEKHRILKHGSNLPQTTSMIEKYMETKEDYLIRHVPSIVSQLKASGYRNPTFQSIVAFRRSYRNLPERTQEKIKAKLLQSVD; encoded by the coding sequence ATGAATACTGGTAAATTGAGTTTTTTTCCAACTCCTTATCCGGATGAAGACTTTCGAAGTATTATTCATCGGTATCACCTAAGATCTATAAATATGGAATTACATGAGTCAAAACTTGAGTTGTTAGGGTTGTGGTCATCCAGAAATACTGATTTCCCTCATAATTTGGCTCATTTATTAAAACAGTTGCCTCAAAATTCTAGGGCAAATGCAGAGACATTCATTAATAATCACACGCTGTTTCCTCTGTTTAGGCCATTTTTAAGCAAAGCACGGCTTCACAATGTTAGAGAAGACATGTTGTATGGGGCGACGACAACGGGGGCGAATTTTGCCGGAAGATTAGCTAGAAACAATATATCACATTTAATACGGTATTGCCCAAGATGTTTAATCCAAGATTACGAGAAGTATGGCGAAGTATATGTTCATCGAATTCATCAACTTAAATTTTTTAACGTATGTCCTTCGCATGGAACATACCTCATAACCCATTGTCCGGAATGCTCTGGATGCTTGAGTGAAAATAAGGCAATGTCTCTTCTTTCCGCTCCAATTTGTCCAAGAGGACATAAGATTAAAATACAGTCAACTGAGATAAAAAATGTTGATAATATAACAGAAATTTATTCGGATATTCAGTATCTATTAAACAACCCCATAAAAATAGAGCGAGAAAATGTTACAGGAAAATTACGAGAAGCTTGTTGGGAGCATGGTTACTACACATATTCCGGTCGTCTTACTACGAAGCTAGGCACTGACTTTTTGTTGAAATATTCTGAGGAAGTATTAACCAAGCTTGGACTGTCGAAGAGTAAAATATTATCAACTAAAATTTGGAGAGAGATGATTGGAGAAAATGATCGCCTAACAAGTATTGTTCTATATATTTTAATGATGCGAATATTTTCCCCAAGCATAGAAGATTTTTTTGAAAGAAAGAATGTTTGCATAAGCAATCCAATTCCTTTTGGTAATGGACCGTGGAGATGTATGAATAAACTTTGTGATAATTATCAAAACGACTCTTTTTTGAAGATAAATCGCTCAGATATAATATCTAGCATTCATTATATTCATTTTTTTTGTTCGAAATGCCAAATGGAATTTACTGCACGTTGGGATTGGAAAAACCGAAGAATTAAAGATGTTTCAATAAGACACATGGGAAAAGAGTGGGAGAACAAAGTCCTTGAACTCTATATTGAAGGTTTAAGTAATACTAAGATTGCAGCAAAAGTTTATTCATCGACAAACCTAGTAAGAATTTGTTTAATAAAGCAACTTGGACAATATTATAACAATGAGAAAAATACTGAAGAGCACAAGGAAGTTCTTAAACAAGTTATAGAGGCACGGAATAGGGTTGCCACGGCAAGCGAAGAAGAAGGATTAATAATAAAATATCGAGAGATGGTTCTAAATACTCTTAAAGAAGCCCCGTTTTTACCACGGAGCCAAATCAGCAAAAAGCTCGGAAGATATTATACAATATTAATGAGATATGACCGAAATTGGCTCAACGAAATTTTACCCAGCAAGAAAAAACCTCCAAATAAACTGAATTATGAGCTTGTTGACCAAGATCTAAGTATAAAAGTTCGGGCAGTAGCAGAACGACTACGTATTAGTAATCCTCCGACTCAAATAAAGAAATACTCAATACTCAATGTATTAGAGTCTTACGAGAAACACCGTATACTCAAACACGGATCGAATCTACCCCAAACAACAAGTATGATTGAAAAGTACATGGAAACAAAGGAAGACTATTTAATTAGACATGTACCTAGTATTGTGTCTCAGTTAAAGGCATCAGGATACCGTAATCCTACGTTTCAAAGTATTGTTGCTTTTCGGAGATCTTATCGTAATCTACCTGAAAGAACACAGGAAAAAATAAAGGCGAAGTTACTTCAATCTGTTGATTAG